The Deinococcus sonorensis KR-87 genome includes a window with the following:
- the rny gene encoding ribonuclease Y, translated as MTYLYVILALLIGLTGGMWYGWGRGRGQRAVLDDQLQREARAEAERIRTEAETQAQQVRAEAARLREDASRVHQEAEHRQAQAAAQRDAAMLQRDAAIADAQREREGLQADRQDTKRERDELKREIERLNRRAEQLDARGEKLDTLEERLEREHKRLTDQEAGLQERTRAVELKLYEVAGLSQEQAREQILGRLDAELEEEKAIRVKAMQERATADAKRQARHIIAQAIQRSASETSAALSVSVVPIPSDGMKGRIIGREGRNIRAFEALTGVDLIIDDTPEAVILSSFNPVRREVARHVLEALVQDGRIHPSRIEEMVHRAQDDMKAFIHNQGEEAAIEAGVVGIKPGLVQLLGRMYFRTSYGQNVLKHSVQVAHLTGIMAAELGLDVSVARRAGLMHDVGKSIDREIEGTHVDIGVSLARRFGESPEVVDAIAHHHDPENGETLYSVLVAAADAISAARPGARREELESYIKRLEALEHIAVSFPGVQQAYAVQAGREVRVLVQPEKVSDAQATLLAREIASRVEQDMEYPGQVQVTVVRESRAVEIAK; from the coding sequence ATGACTTATCTCTATGTCATTCTGGCGCTTCTGATCGGTCTGACAGGCGGCATGTGGTACGGCTGGGGACGGGGACGGGGCCAACGCGCCGTGCTCGACGACCAGCTGCAACGGGAAGCGCGGGCTGAGGCCGAGCGGATCCGGACAGAGGCGGAGACGCAGGCCCAGCAGGTCCGGGCCGAGGCGGCGCGGCTCCGTGAAGACGCCAGCAGGGTGCATCAGGAGGCAGAACACAGGCAGGCGCAGGCGGCAGCCCAGCGCGACGCGGCGATGCTGCAGCGCGACGCGGCCATTGCCGACGCCCAGCGCGAGCGCGAGGGACTCCAGGCCGATCGCCAGGACACCAAGCGTGAGCGCGACGAACTCAAGCGCGAGATCGAGCGGCTCAACCGCCGGGCCGAGCAGCTGGATGCCCGCGGCGAGAAGCTCGACACGCTGGAAGAACGGCTGGAGCGCGAACACAAGCGCCTGACTGATCAGGAGGCGGGCCTGCAGGAGCGGACCCGTGCGGTGGAGCTCAAGCTGTACGAGGTGGCCGGGCTCAGCCAGGAACAGGCGCGCGAGCAGATCCTGGGCCGGCTGGACGCGGAGCTGGAAGAGGAGAAGGCCATCCGGGTCAAGGCGATGCAGGAACGCGCCACGGCGGACGCCAAGCGGCAGGCCCGCCACATCATCGCCCAGGCCATCCAGCGCAGCGCCTCCGAGACCTCGGCGGCGCTGTCCGTCTCGGTGGTGCCGATTCCCAGCGACGGCATGAAGGGGCGCATCATCGGGCGCGAGGGCCGCAACATCCGGGCCTTCGAGGCGCTGACCGGCGTGGACCTGATCATTGACGACACCCCGGAAGCGGTGATCCTGAGCAGCTTCAACCCGGTGCGGCGCGAGGTGGCCCGGCACGTGCTGGAAGCGCTGGTGCAGGACGGCCGCATCCATCCGAGCCGCATCGAGGAGATGGTGCACCGCGCCCAGGATGACATGAAGGCCTTCATTCATAACCAGGGCGAGGAGGCAGCCATCGAGGCGGGCGTGGTGGGCATCAAGCCGGGGCTGGTGCAACTGCTGGGCCGCATGTACTTCCGCACCAGCTACGGGCAGAACGTGCTGAAGCACAGCGTGCAGGTGGCGCACCTGACCGGCATCATGGCCGCGGAGCTGGGGCTGGACGTGTCGGTGGCGCGCCGTGCGGGCCTGATGCACGACGTGGGCAAGAGCATCGACCGTGAGATTGAAGGCACCCACGTGGACATTGGCGTGAGTCTGGCGCGGCGCTTCGGGGAGAGCCCCGAGGTGGTGGACGCCATTGCCCACCACCACGACCCGGAGAACGGCGAGACGCTCTACAGCGTGCTGGTGGCCGCCGCCGACGCCATCTCGGCGGCCCGGCCCGGCGCGCGGCGCGAGGAGCTGGAAAGCTACATCAAGCGGCTGGAGGCGCTGGAGCACATCGCGGTCAGCTTTCCCGGCGTGCAGCAGGCCTACGCGGTCCAGGCGGGCCGCGAGGTGCGGGTGCTGGTGCAGCCGGAGAAGGTCAGCGACGCCCAGGCGACCCTGCTGGCCCGCGAGATTGCCAGCCGGGTGGAGCAGGACATGGAGTACCCCGGTCAGGTGCAGGTGACGGTGGTGCGCGAGAGCCGGGCGGTCGAGATCGCCAAGTAG
- a CDS encoding YIP1 family protein: MTRSQTAASFQNMFSQSAAVLSRPSVATFERFERAGTTRDAFMYVALAALVSAVIAGFFGIFHSGVNPLNQFVVRLIGTLIGFGAFTGLVYVIGRNLFKGTGTYPEVAYTFALFYVPIAIAATVIGIIPILGWLVSFVLGLINVYFGYLAVQSSMNIRDQAGAIVTLVLSGVGLVIVNALVYSL, from the coding sequence ATGACCCGTTCACAGACCGCCGCCAGTTTCCAGAACATGTTCAGCCAGAGCGCCGCCGTGCTGTCCAGACCCAGCGTCGCCACCTTCGAGCGCTTTGAGCGGGCCGGAACCACCCGCGACGCGTTCATGTACGTGGCGCTCGCCGCCCTGGTCTCGGCCGTCATCGCCGGCTTCTTCGGGATCTTCCACAGCGGCGTGAACCCGCTCAACCAGTTCGTGGTGCGGCTGATCGGCACGCTGATCGGCTTCGGCGCCTTCACCGGGCTGGTGTACGTGATCGGTCGCAACCTCTTCAAGGGCACCGGCACCTACCCGGAGGTGGCCTATACCTTCGCCCTGTTCTATGTGCCGATTGCCATCGCGGCCACCGTGATCGGCATCATCCCGATTCTCGGCTGGCTGGTGTCGTTCGTGCTGGGCCTGATCAACGTCTACTTCGGCTATCTGGCGGTGCAGAGCAGCATGAACATCCGCGATCAGGCGGGCGCCATCGTGACGCTGGTGCTGTCCGGGGTGGGTCTGGTCATCGTGAACGCGCTGGTGTACAGCCTGTAA
- the mltG gene encoding endolytic transglycosylase MltG, whose product MTTLRRRPRIWLRVLLTLLLLIVAVVAGVGWYGYQLTRPAAGSHAYTLEVKPGDTLPAVARHLQDQQVVQSADALRAIMRVRGTAGQLREGLYTLPARLDAFQVAERLAQPPRPRVVSVTIPEGKRLKDLPAIFKAARLGDPSTLPRALQDAQRSRYARGNLEGFLFPATYPFRPEATNAEIVQALVDRMQQEFTPERVAAARKLGLDVRGWVTLASMVQAEAANSAEMPLIAGIFLNRLQDGIALGSDPTVAYGLGKELNELDRSAGDFTKDTPYSTYTRQGLPAGPINNPGEAALLSVLKPTRLLASGKPALYFVHGTDGQIHANATYAAHLRDVARYR is encoded by the coding sequence ATGACCACCCTGCGGCGGCGTCCCCGTATCTGGCTGCGCGTGCTGCTCACGCTGCTGCTGCTGATCGTGGCGGTGGTGGCCGGGGTGGGCTGGTACGGCTATCAGCTGACCCGGCCCGCCGCCGGCAGCCACGCGTACACCCTGGAAGTGAAGCCGGGCGACACCCTGCCGGCCGTGGCCCGCCACCTGCAGGACCAGCAGGTGGTGCAGTCCGCGGACGCGCTGCGGGCCATCATGCGCGTGCGCGGCACCGCCGGGCAGCTGCGTGAGGGCCTCTATACCCTGCCGGCCCGGCTGGACGCCTTCCAGGTGGCCGAGCGACTGGCCCAGCCGCCGCGCCCCCGGGTGGTGAGCGTGACCATCCCCGAGGGCAAGCGGCTCAAGGACCTGCCAGCCATCTTCAAGGCGGCGCGCCTGGGCGACCCCTCCACCCTGCCGCGCGCGCTACAGGACGCCCAGCGGAGCCGCTACGCGCGCGGCAACCTGGAGGGCTTCCTGTTCCCCGCCACCTACCCCTTCCGTCCGGAAGCCACCAACGCCGAGATCGTCCAGGCGCTGGTGGACCGGATGCAGCAGGAGTTCACGCCGGAGCGCGTGGCCGCCGCCCGCAAGCTGGGCCTGGACGTGCGCGGCTGGGTCACGCTGGCCAGCATGGTGCAGGCCGAGGCCGCCAACAGCGCCGAGATGCCGCTGATCGCGGGCATTTTTCTGAACCGGCTTCAGGACGGCATCGCGCTCGGCAGCGATCCCACCGTCGCCTACGGGCTGGGCAAGGAACTCAACGAGCTGGACCGCTCGGCCGGCGACTTCACCAAGGACACGCCCTACAGCACCTACACCCGCCAGGGCCTGCCCGCCGGCCCGATCAACAACCCCGGCGAGGCGGCGCTGCTGAGCGTGCTGAAGCCCACCCGCCTGCTGGCCAGCGGCAAGCCGGCGCTGTACTTCGTGCACGGCACCGACGGCCAGATTCATGCCAACGCCACCTACGCCGCCCACCTGCGCGACGTGGCCCGCTACCGCTGA